A window from Manis javanica isolate MJ-LG chromosome 10, MJ_LKY, whole genome shotgun sequence encodes these proteins:
- the LOC108392038 gene encoding paired immunoglobulin-like type 2 receptor beta isoform X1: MGRPQLLPQLLLLASLQAGSSARSNRQFSYGVDQPAHLSAPEGGSVDIPFSFYYPWELAKEPRVDIGWRLTHFHGEYLYNRTLSLTHNNYKNRIELTWTKGSKNGSLRIRNLRKEDETTYFCQIRLDTRTEGSKAWQSINGTKLSIIPASRTSQGPTYTPTATTADLRGPGSKRSSGSWPLSVEAVVGVALVSALLKNPNFGTDGLPMVGEKQRPPQVVFVSDQV, encoded by the exons ATGGGGcggccccagctgctgccccagctgctgctgctggcatCTCTGCAGGCTG GCAGCTCAGCCAGATCCAATAGACAGTTCTCCTATGGGGTCGACCAACCAGCGCACCTCTCAGCCCCTGAGGGCGGCTCTGTGGacatccccttctccttctactaCCCCTGGGAGTTAGCCAAGGAGCCCAGGGTGGATATAGGCTGGAGACTGACACACTTCCACGGGGAGTACCTTTACAACAGGACGCTGTCTTTGACCCATAACAACTACAAGAACCGGATTGAGCTGACCTGGACCAAGGGGTCCAAGAATGGTTCCCTCAGGATCAGAAACCTGCGGAAAGAGGACGAGACTACGTATTTCTGCCAGATCCGACTGGACACACGGACAGAGGGCAGCAAGGCGTGGCAATCCATCAATGGGACCAAACTGTCCATCATCCCCG cATCCAGGACAAGCCAGGGCCCCACCTACACCCCCACAGCCACCACCGCTGACCTCAGGGGTCCGGGGAGCAAAAGGAGCTCAGGGTCTTGGCCTCTGAGTGTGGAAGCTGTGGTCGGGGTGGCACTGGTGAGCGCTCTCCTCAAAAATCCCAATTTTGGGACTGATGGTCTACCAATGGTGGGAGAGAAGCAAAG gCCTCCTCAAGTGGTGTTTGTGAGTgatcaagtttga
- the LOC108392038 gene encoding paired immunoglobulin-like type 2 receptor beta isoform X2 produces MGRPQLLPQLLLLASLQAGSSARSNRQFSYGVDQPAHLSAPEGGSVDIPFSFYYPWELAKEPRVDIGWRLTHFHGEYLYNRTLSLTHNNYKNRIELTWTKGSKNGSLRIRNLRKEDETTYFCQIRLDTRTEGSKAWQSINGTKLSIIPDLPILRTGGLELKPGLPVSRAVGEGVSPRPRQ; encoded by the exons ATGGGGcggccccagctgctgccccagctgctgctgctggcatCTCTGCAGGCTG GCAGCTCAGCCAGATCCAATAGACAGTTCTCCTATGGGGTCGACCAACCAGCGCACCTCTCAGCCCCTGAGGGCGGCTCTGTGGacatccccttctccttctactaCCCCTGGGAGTTAGCCAAGGAGCCCAGGGTGGATATAGGCTGGAGACTGACACACTTCCACGGGGAGTACCTTTACAACAGGACGCTGTCTTTGACCCATAACAACTACAAGAACCGGATTGAGCTGACCTGGACCAAGGGGTCCAAGAATGGTTCCCTCAGGATCAGAAACCTGCGGAAAGAGGACGAGACTACGTATTTCTGCCAGATCCGACTGGACACACGGACAGAGGGCAGCAAGGCGTGGCAATCCATCAATGGGACCAAACTGTCCATCATCCCCG ATCTTCCTATACTACGCACTGGGGGCTTGGAACTTAAACCTGGTTTACCTGTCTCCAGAGCAGTGGGGGAAGGGGTCTCTCCCAGGCCCAGGCAATAG